From one Brachypodium distachyon strain Bd21 chromosome 4, Brachypodium_distachyon_v3.0, whole genome shotgun sequence genomic stretch:
- the LOC104585180 gene encoding nodulation-signaling pathway 2 protein, translated as MEDSSSLDDLLMASATAVEAGDMVNASAILEKIDSIVLDGITCGRYGAVGSSSFDHLACYFASSLRTGIARARTECHPLALASRLPAYQMLQELSPFIKFAHFTANQAILEATLDEGGVHVVDLNVGDGVQWSSLMSDLLRHGGSKPFRLTAVGSTTVTATPGRWLSEFAESLGLPFRYDEVEDLHKLTEIICGGSSVILSCDATGMSHTLAMDTSQTLPLLTGVIKVLQPKLVILIEDELSRLGRTPPPPLAGGASFVELFSEAWCHFAAVQESLASCFSGAGYKARLRLVEEEILGPSIEGAITATWPPHGSMTGGTDAGPVASNGFPGSGYRTCEISGFNIVQAKMLAGLFSRGFGVLHDKKGRLALCWKDRPLTSVSVWSPV; from the coding sequence ATGGAGGACAGTAGCAGTCTAGATGACCTCCTCATGGCCAGCGCCACGGCAGTCGAGGCCGGCGACATGGTCAATGCCTCGGCGATCTTGGAGAAGATCGACAGCATCGTCCTGGATGGCATCACgtgtggaagatatggtgcgGTGGGGAGCTCGTCATTCGATCATCTGGCATGCTACTTCGCCAGCAGCCTGCGCACCGGCATCGCCAGAGCGCGCACCGAATGCCACCCGCTGGCGCTGGCCAGCAGGCTGCCGGCGTACCAGATGCTGCAGGAGCTGTCGCCGTTCATCAAGTTCGCGCACTTCACCGCCAATCAGGCCATCCTGGAGGCCACCCTGGACGAGGGGGGCGTCCATGTCGTCGACCTCAACGTTGGGGACGGCGTCCAGTGGTCGTCGCTCATGTCGGACCTCCTCCGTCACGGCGGCAGCAAGCCGTTCCGCCTCACGGCAGTTGGCAGCACTACTGTGACAGCCACACCTGGACGGTGGCTCTCAGAGTTCGCCGAGTCCCTGGGCCTTCCGTTCCGGTACGACGAGGTGGAGGACCTCCACAAGCTCACCGAGATCATCTGTGGTGGATCGTCAGTGATCCTCTCGTGCGACGCAACCGGCATGTCTCACACCCTGGCCATGGACACGTCGCAGACGCTCCCCCTCCTGACCGGCGTCATCAAGGTCCTGCAGCCCAAGCTGGTGATCCTAATCGAAGACGAGCTGTCTCGCTTAGGCaggacaccgccgccacccctcgcCGGTGGCGCTTCCTTTGTTGAGCTCTTCTCTGAGGCGTGGTGCCACTTTGCGGCAGTGCAGGAGTCCCTAGCAAGCTGCTTCTCTGGCGCCGGCTACAAGGCGCGCCTGAggctggtggaggaggagatacTGGGACCAAGCATTGAGGGCGCCATCACCGCCACGTGGCCACCGCACGGGTcaatgacaggtgggaccgATGCCGGGCCTGTGGCGTCGAACGGGTTTCCAGGTTCAGGATATAGGACCTGTGAAATTAGTGGTTTTAACATTGTCCAAGCCAAGATGCTGGCTGGGCTTTTCAGCAGGGGTTTTGGGGTTTTGCATGACAAGAAGGGGAGGCTTGCTCTGTGCTGGAAGGACAGGCCTTTGACCTCAGTGTCTGTCTGGAGTCCTGTGTGA